One region of Armigeres subalbatus isolate Guangzhou_Male chromosome 3, GZ_Asu_2, whole genome shotgun sequence genomic DNA includes:
- the LOC134222678 gene encoding uncharacterized protein K02A2.6-like has translation MEESRPLPMFRCEQIESGRLAKEWIEWKGALEYYLESYQIIDQKMKRSKMLHLGGPQLQKVFRSLEGTGNFPVILLEKPWYDLAIERLDAYFKPRKQDVLERYKLRNMKQGSNERFSHFVLRLRQQLLDCGLEKYPQDVRSSVEDMMLIDVIVEGCISPELRRKILEKDQSLSEIESLGSSMESVREQELEMKRRSSDVISELDVRKVDNIPADRAARKQQRIVKRFVSKPSPREQGNGLKVICYACGKLGHISRDLACPAKGQQCRRCQIFGHFEKVCRKRGSSVVRDNSLTKKVRTVCNESTSTPAKEDASNDVVDQKIYYTFHTGNESNLLKCDVGGVLIDVIIDSGSDANLVSAATWEMMKAKCVVVQKCTKGSHKILKAYGSEAPLNLLGSFEAMVKLGTRSVSAEFFVVEKGQRNILGDSTSKLLGVLKVGVDVNQVEVPTPFPKIKDVQVRIKMDPSAVPVFQPLRRIPIALEHAVNKKLDELLAKDIIEPKSGPATWVSPLVVAKKANGEIRLCVDLRRVNQAVIRDRHPMPVIEDVLAKIGRGNIWSTLDIKDAFFLLELDEESRNVTTFISHRGLYQFKRLPFGLVSAPEIFQRTMDAILADCEGAYWYLDDVDVEGGTVEEHDMRLSKV, from the coding sequence atgGAAGAAAGTCGTCCTTTGCCAATGTTCAGGtgtgaacagattgaaagcgGCAGGCTGGCCAAAGAATGGATAGAATGGAAGGGAGCGCTTGAATATTATTTGGAGTCATACCAGATCATTGACCAGAAGATGAAACGGTCAAAGATGCTGCATTTGGGTGGCCCACAACTCCAGAAGGTTTTCAGGAGTCTGGAAGGCACTGGAAATTTTCCCGTAATATTGCTTGAAAAACCGTGGTATGACCTTGCTATAGAGCGGCTGGATGCTTATTTCAAGCCTCGCAAGCAAGACGTTTTGGAGAGGTACAAATTGCGAAACATGAAACAAGGTTCAAATGAACGCTTCTCGCATTTTGTTTTACGTCTACGGCAGCAGCTCTTGGACTGCGGTCTTGAAAAATACCCCCAAGATGTACGAAGCAGTGTAGAAGATATGATGCTTATCGACGTaatagtagaaggttgtatctcGCCCGAATTGCGCCGTAAAATCCTGGAAAAAGATCAATCACTCTCTGAGATTGAATCATTGGGAAGTTCGATGGAAAGTGTAAGGGAACAGGAACTTGAAATGAAGAGGCGTTCCAGTGATGTTATAAGCGAACTTGATGTACGCAAGGTGGACAATATTCCGGCTGACAGAGCCGCTCGAAAGCAACAACGTATCGTAAAACGATTCGTGAGCAAACCTTCTCCCAGGGAACAAGGGAATGGCTTAAAGGTTATATGCTATGCGTGCGGCAAATTAGGTCACATATCAAGAGACCTGGCGTGCCCAGCCAAGGGCCAACAGTGTCGAAGGTGCCAAATTTTTGGTCACTTCGAAAAGGTTTGTCGGAAACGCGGTAGTTCGGTAGTTCGAGACAACAGCCTTACGAAGAAAGTTCGAACTGTCTGCAATGAGTCGACGTCTACCCCAGCCAAGGAGGATGCCTCCAACGACGTTGTCGACCAGAAGATCTACTACACATTTCACACGGGAAATGAATCGAACCTGTTGAAATGTGATGTGGGCGGGGTCCTCATCGATGTGatcatagattccggatccgaTGCAAATCTTGTCTCTGCCGCTACTTGGGAGATGATGAAAGCTAAATGCGTCGTAGTTCAGAAGTGCACCAAGGGTAGTCACAAGATTCTGAAGGCGTATGGCAGCGAGGCACCGTTAAACTTATTGGGTTCGTTCGAAGCTATGGTTAAATTGGGAACACGATCTGTATCCGCCGAATTTTTCGTTGTTGAAAAGGGCCAGCGGAACATTCTTGGCGATTCCACTTCTAAGCTACTAGGAGTGTTGAAAGTCGGCGTTGATGTAAATCAAGTTGAAGTTCCAACCCCTTTCCCGAAAATTAAGGATGTACAAGTACGAATCAAAATGGATCCATCCGCCGTTCCAGTATTCCAACCACTAAGAAGAATACCAATAGCGCTAGAACATGCTGTCAACAAGAAACTAGATGAACTGCTTGCAAAAGACATCATTGAGCCGAAAAGTGGTCCGGCAACATGGGTGTCTCCTCTGGTTGTCGCAAAGAAGGCAAACGGTGAAATTCGATTGTGCGTAGACTTACGGCGAGTAAACCAAGCGGTAATCAGAGATCGACACCCAATGCCGGTAATCGAAGACGTGTTGGCGAAGATTGGAAGAGGGAACATATGGAGCACACTGGACATAAAAGATGCTTTCTTTTTGCTGGAGCTGGACGAGGAATCGAGAAACGTCACAACCTTTATCTCTCATAGAGGACTGTACCAATTCAAACGCCTTCCGTTTGGTTTGGTCTCTGCTCCGGAGATATTCCAGCGCACTATGGACGCTATATTGGCAGATTGCGAAGGTGCCTACTGGTACCTAGATGACGTTGATGTGGAGGGCGGTACCGTCGAGGAACACGACATGCGTCTCTCGAAGGTATAA